From the genome of Rhizobium oryzihabitans:
GTGAGACGTTCACGGCCGAGCGCATCGTGATCGCTGTCGGCGGCACGCCGAATGAGCACAAGGCGCTGCCCGGCCATGAGCTGACGATTTCATCCAACGAGGCTTTCGATCTGGAAGAATTGCCGAAGTCGATCCTGATCGCCGGTGGCGGTTATATCGCCGTGGAATTCGCCAATATCTTCCACGGGCTTGGTGTTGAAACGACGCTGATCTATCGCGGCAGGGAAATCCTTTCGCGCTTCGATCAGGACATGCGCAATGGCCTCCATGAAGCGATGGAAGCAAAGGGTATTCGCATCATTCTTGAAGACGTCATTCAGGAAGTCAGCAAGGATGGTACGGGCGGCTTTGTGGCGCGCACGAAGCAGGGCAACTCGCTGCATGTCGGCCTGGTGATGCTGGCGCTCGGCCGCGATCCCAATACCCATGGTCTTGGCCTTGAAAATGCCGGGGTAAAGGTGGATGCGCGCGGCGCGATCATCGTCGACGACTATTCGCGGACCAACGTTCCGAATATCTTCGCTCTCGGTGACGTCACCGACCGGGTACAGCTGACGCCGGTGGCGATCCACGAGGCCATGTGCTTCATCGAAACCGAATACAAGAACAACCCGACCAAGCCGGATCACGAGCTGATTGCGACGGCGGTGTTCTCGCAGCCGGAAATCGGCACGGTCGGACTTTCCGAAGAGGAAGCGGGCAAGAAATACCCGGAGCTGGAAGTCTATCGCGCCCAGTTCCGCCCGATGAAGGCGACGCTTTCCGGCCGCCAGGAAAAGATGATCATGAAACTGATTGTCAATGCCAGCGACCGCAAGGTCGTCGGCGTGCATATTCTCGGCCACGAGGCGGGCGAGATGGCGCAGCTTCTCGGCATCACGCTGAAAGCCGGCTGCACCAAGGACGACTTCGACCGCACCATGGCCGTTCACCCGACGGCGGCCGAGGAATTGGTGACGATGTATTCGCCGAGCTACCGCGTGGTGAATGGCGGGCGTGTGTAACGCCGTTGCAAGCGTGATATATTCGCTCTTCCAAATTGCCCGCCGCCCGTTGAAAACGGATGATTTTCAGGTGGCGGCGGGTTTACTAAATCGTTTGAATTGACTTTTGTGCATCTGGAGCGCCCAAAACGGGCAGAATGAGCCCGTTAGCCTGGGGATCGGCTATGCAAAGCAGATGCTTGGAGCTATAAGCCGCTCAATTTTTCGAGGCGGCCGCGCGAAAATCGCGCGGGCGAGAAAAGGGTAAGAACATGGCACAGAATTGGACCCCCGGCAGCTGGCGGCAGAAGCCAATCCAGCAGGTTCCCGAATATCCTGACGCGGCGGCGCTTGCGGCGACGGAAGCCACACTTGCGACCTATCCGCCGCTGGTTTTTGCCGGTGAAGCCCGTCGCCTGAAAAAGCAGCTTGCCAATGTGGCCGAAGGCAACGCCTTCCTGCTGCAGGGTGGCGATTGCGCTGAAAGCTTCCTCGAGCATGGCGCGGACAATATCCGCGACTTCTTCCGCGCTTTCCTGCAGATGGCCGTTGTTCTGACCTATGGCGCGCAGCTGCCTGTCGTAAAGGTTGGCCGCATTGCCGGTCAGTTCGCCAAGCCGCGCTCTTCCAACGTGGAAGTGCAGGATGGCGTGACGCTGCCGTCTTACCGCGGCGACATCATCAACGGTATCGAATTCAACGAGGCTTCGCGCATTCCGAACCCGGAGCGCCAGCTCGACGCGTACCGCCAGTCGGCGGCGACGCTGAACCTGCTGCGCGCTTTCGCGATGGGCGGTTATGCCAACCTTGAAAACGTTCACCAGTGGATGCTCGGCTTCATCAAGGACAGCCCGCAGGCGGACCGTTACCGCAAGCTGGCCGACCGCATTTCCGAAACCATGGATTTCATGAAGGCGATCGGCATCAGCGCGGAAAACAATCCGAGCCTGCGCGAGACCGATTTCTTCACCAGCCATGAGGCCCTGCTGCTGGGTTACGAAGAGGCGCTTACCCGCGTCGATTCCACCTCGGGCGACTGGTATGCCACCTCCGGCCACATGATCTGGATCGGTGACCGTACGCGTCAGCTCGACCATGCGCATGTGGAATATTTCCGCGGCATCAAGAACCCGATCGGCCTGAAGTGCGGTCCGTCGCTGACGCCGGACAATCTGATCGAACTGATCGACGCTCTGAACCCGGCGAACGAGGCGGGTCGTCTGACGCTGATTTGCCGTTTCGGTCATGACAAGGTGGCGGACAGCCTGCCGAAGCTCATCCGTGCGGTGGAGAAGGAAGGCCGCAAGGTCGTCTGGTCCTGCGATCCGATGCATGGCAACACGATCACGCTCAACCACTACAAGACGCGTCCGTTCGAGCGCATTCTGTCGGAAGTCGAAAGCTTCTTCCAGATCCACCGCGCCGAAGGCACGCATCCGGGTGGCATCCATATCGAGATGACTGGCAAGGACGTGACGGAATGCACGGGCGGCGCGCGCGCCGTGACGGCGGATTCGCTGTCCGACCGTTACCACACCCATTGCGATCCGCGTCTCAACGCCGATCAGGCGCTGGAACTGGCCTTCCTTCTGTCGGAGCGCATGAAGAGCGGCCGGGACGAGAAGCGCCTGGCGATTGCCACTGCGTGATGTAAAGCCATAAACAAAAAAGCCGCCGGGAGACCATCCGGCGGCTTTTTCATGCGCGGTGCTGACTATTGCACCAGCGCCGGCTGCTGGCACCGAACATCCGTGACCCGTACATCGGCCTCGCCGATCTTGACGCCGAGAACCAGAAGCACGTTGTAGAGCAGCTGATCGACCGGAGCCGTGACCACCGAAAGCGTATTGGCAAGCGCGGCCTGAATTCCCGCCAGCCCTCCCAGATCGAGGTTGAGGAAGAGGAGCCTGATATCGAGATCGAGGTTCTTTAACAGGGAACTGACAAGAGTGGTAACGGTGTCCTTGGTGGAGACGCTCTTGATCTTTGCCTGGGTGATATCCGACTGCGTGAAAGTCAGCTTGGTTTTCTTCATGTTGGTGGCGTTGATGAGGGCGCTGCCATTGATGGCGAGCAGTGCGGAATCCACGATCGCGGTTTTGGTAACGCGCGGGTCCTTGCCGAAATTGGCGAAGGCCGAGGTATCGACATTACCGAGCGCGACTTCCGCGACGCCGGGTACGACCTCGACATCGACGGTTCCCTGTCCGCCGCCCGTGCAGCGAATATCGGCAAGCCTTGCTTCGGCATGGGCGACTTCCACATAGAGCGGAACATTGACCTTCAGGCCGGCAATCGCCTGAAGCCCATCGACCACGACATTGACCGCCAGCCGGGTCTGCGCGGTACGGACCACGGTGCCCGGACCGCCGACCGCGAGAGACGGCGTTTCGACGGGCGGTTCACCGATGGCAAGTGTCGCCTTGACCGAGGCGAGACCCAGCAGGTTGGCGTTGAGATTGAGCGCGAGCTGGTTGCCGCCATTGCCGGCCACGGCGGCGGCATTGATGAGATCGAAGACACCGGCGGTGACCTTGAGGTTTTCGCCGCTACCGATCAGCTTGTCGGAGAACGGCCCGAGATTGAGGATTTCCTCGAGCTTGAGCTTGATATTGCTCTTGTTGGCGGTTTTTTGCAGCGCAGTCAGAATGGTGGCGACAGCCGGCTGCAGGCCGGTGGTCTTCGTCAGTGCATTCAGGAACTGGCCATAGGTGATTTCCGTTTTCAGAACATCCTTGTAGGTGCCGGCAGTGAGCTTGAGATCGACGGCTAGCGCCTCGACGACATGCAATGCGTTGACATCGGCAGCAAGCAGCGCCTGGTAATCCATAACCTTGAGCGAAACCGTGGTGCCGAGCAGACCACCAAGCAGACTGTTCAGGATTCCCTCATCGAGGCTTGCCAGCCGCGACCCAACCGAAAATGCAGCGATCTTTTGGGATGAGGCGGTTCCGACCGCTGAGACCTTGGGAGGGGTTGTGAAGGCGGAGGCGAAGAATATCTGGCCTTTTTCGACGATGTTCACTTTTACCGCGTTGGTGGGCAGGGCATTGTCAACGAACCGCTGGTCGACTGGAAGAGTAGCGTCGGGTTCGTAGTGACCTTTTACGATCTCGGCATAACCGTTGCTTTTGGCAAATTCGTTCAAGGGGTCGAAAGGTTCAAGACCGGTCGCGGTCAACAGGCCGTTTGGCGTTTTGACCCCGAGGTCCATGCCGTTGAGGGCGAAATATTGCTGGACCGCCTTTTCGGGATCGGCCGCATTGGCCGCCGCCGAAATGGCTGCAAGATCGGCGGTCTGTTGCAATTGCCGTTTCTGCAGGGTCAGGTAGCCATAATCGACACCGAGCGCCAATATACCGATGAAAAGCGGCGCGGTGAGCCCGGCCGAAATGGCGATGTTGCCCCTGCGGTCCTTGGCGAAACGGGAGAGCAAAGAAGAGATGGTCAGCATGTCATGCTCCTCCGATCCGGATGGTGGAAAAACGCCGGATGACCGGCTCGGGCAGGGTGTAGCTGTAGAGGCTCCAGATCGGCAGATCGCGGGCGTCATACTCGACTTTGACCGTGAACTGGTTGGCATTGGCGGGATCGGTGGAGACATTCACCGTGAAACGCTTCTTGTCCATGAAAGCGTAGTTGAGGCTGCTCTTGGTGATGAAATCCCGGGCAAGCTGCTGACGTTCGGTCGTATTCAGCCCGGCAACGGCCGTTCGTGCCGCATCAGCGGCGATCTGCTGCACCGAATAGGCCGCCATCAGGTAGATGCCGTAGGCGATCATGGTCAGCAGGACGAGAAAGAAGATCGGCGCGACGATGGCGAACTCGACAGCGTTCGAGCCGGACCGATCGCGAAGGAAACGCATTGCATTACGCATAAAGCACCCCCGTTTCTTCAGGCACCAAGGTTCGATGCCTTGATTTATTATTTTCGGAAATGCTAATTTATAGGTATTAATTTTGTATTGATGTCGCTCTTATGGGTTGCAGGCGAGAAAGAATCTTCGCGTCAGCGTCAGTCAATGTCAGATCAGCCGAAGCCCTTTGAAGCTTGCATGGCCGTCCTTGCCGATGATGATGTGGTCGTGCACGGCGATGCCGAGCGGCTTTGCCGTATCGATAATGGTTTTGGTCATCTCGATATCCGCACGCGAGGGGGTGGGGTCTCCACTTGGGTGATTGTGGATTAAAATCAAGGCGGTAGATGAAAGTTCAAGCGCGCGGCGAACGACTTCCCGGGGGTAGACCGGGGTGTGGTCGACGGTTCCCAGGCCCTGTACCTCATCGGCGATCAGCACATTGCGCTTGTCGAGGAACAGGATGCGGAACTGTTCGCGTGTCTCATGGGCCATGGCCGCGTGGCAATAATCGATGACAGAAGACCAGGAGCCGAGAACCTGCTTGTTGCGGATCTCACCTTTCAGCATGCGCTGCGAAACCGAGGCGACGAGCTTCAGATCGAGTGCCACGGCCTCGCCCACGCCCTTCACCTCCTGCAACAGCGGCAGCGACGCGCCGAGCACGCCGCCCAGGGTTCCAAAGCGGGCTATCAGCGCCTTGGCGATGGGTTTGGTATCGCGTCTGGGGATGAGCCGGAACAGCAAAAGTTCCAGCAATTCATAGTCGGCAAGCGCCGTGTCGCCGCCATCGCGATAGCGCGCCCGCAACCGGTCCCGGTGGCCGTGAAAATGGGCGGCATCCGCTTCCTGTTCCCCAACGGCCGCGGCCGGTTTTTTCGGGGCGCTTCTTGGTTCGGCGAAAAAGCCGCGCTCATCCGCTCCGTCGAAAAGATCGCCTTCGCCTGCCTGAAAGCCGGACGTTTGGGAAGGATCGGCGGAAGGCGGGGCGGGGCGTTTTGCCATAGGCGGGTCTGGCCTTATGCGGGGGGAAGCGGCGGCAGGCCCGGCCGGTCGAAGCCGCCGGGCGAGAGCGTGAAGATTTCGCAGCCGGTGGCCGTGACGCCGACGGCATGTTCGTATTGTGCGGAGAGCGAGCGGTCGCGTGTCACCGCCGTCCAGCCGTCGGAGAGCACCTTCACATGCGGCTTGCCGAGATTGATCATCGGCTCGATGGTGAAGATCATGCCCTCGCGGATTTCCGGGCCTTCGTCCGGGCGGCCGTAATGCAGGATATTGGGCGTGTCATGGAAGAGGCGTCCGACACCGTGGCCGCAGAAGTCACGCACCACCGAGCATCGCTCGGCCTCGGCATAGGCCTGTATGGCCGCGCCGATCGCACCGGTGCGCGCACCGGGCTTTACCGCTGCGATGCCGCGCATCAGGCACTCGTAGGTCACTTCCATGAGGCGCTCGGCGGCGCGCTTGATCTGGCCGACCGGATACATGCGGCTCGAATCGCCGTGCCAGCCATCCAGTACATAGGTCACGTCGATATTGACGATGTCGCCTTCGCGCAGTGGCTTCTCGTCCGGAATGCCATGGCAGACCACGTGGTTGATCGAGGTGCAGACGGACTTCGTATAACCGCGATAGTTCAGTGTTGCCGGCAACGCGCCATGGTCGGCACCGAATTCGAACACGAAACGGTCGATAGCATCCGTCGTAACACCCGGCTTGACGATTGCGGCCAGCTCGTCGAGGCAACGCGCCGTCAACTGGCACGCCTTGCGCATTCCCGTGAAATCCTCCGCCGTGTAGAGGCGGATGACGCCGGTATTCTTCAAGGGAGCGGATGCCGCGTCGATATAGGTGACCATGATCGTGCTTTCTGTCTTTTTACATCTTCGTTCATAAAGCAGCGGGACGCCATTCGTCCATCGCAACCGTTCCGCTGACCGAAATTTGTGCCGGAGAGACCTCGCATTTCACCGCATAGGCCTCGACACCACGCGCCATGGCCCGGTTGAATGCCATGGCATAGACCGGGTCCAGATCGTCGCAGATGCGCATGCGGTCGCAATCATTTCGCTGGATGAGGTAGAGCATCACCGCGCGGTAACCGGCTTCCGCAGCATCTCCCAGTTCCTCAAGGTGCTTGGCCCCGCGTTTGGTGGCGGTATCAGGGAATTCGGCCAGACCTTTTTCCCTCATGAAATGCACGTTCTTGACTTCCACATAGGCGTCCGGCCGGCCGATTTGCGAAAGCAGGAAATCGATACGGGAGTTGCGACCGTATTTCTGTTCGCGCCGGATCGTCGAATATCCCATCAGCTGCGGGATGCGTCCGTTGATGATGGCTTCTTCCGCCAGCCGGTTCGGCATGCCGGTATTGATGCCGACCACGGTGTCGTCGGCCTCGACCATTTCCAGCATGTGCCGGTACTTGCGGGTGGGACTGTCATGTTCGGACAGCCAGATGCGTGAACCCGGTGCGGTGAGCCCGCGCATCGAGCCGGTATTGGGGCACGAACCGGTAATCTCCGTACCGTCTTCCAGAACGGCATCGAAGAGGAAACGTTTATAGCGGGCGATCAGCGTGGCGGGAATGAGCGGGGGCGTGAAGAGCATGGGGCCAGAAAGGTGAGAGGTGGGTGGGCTTGCGCGTTTTGGAGCACAGGATTTTTACAAAAATACTTTTGATTTCATTGGTATAATACAGAGGTTCGTGCTCGGGTGCGTCGGTAAAGAATTCTTCTTTTTCGCGATTCGGTTCCGTTTCTCATCCCTGTGCTTGTCATAGGGATCCAGCCAGCCCAAGTCCTTGGGCTGAAAGAACTCCTCTCCTCCGCGCCGACGCGCGTCGACTGGATTCCTGTGACAAGCACAGGAATGAGGGAGGGGGCTGTCGCGTATGGGTCACTTTTGCGCCGATATTCTAAGAAAGGACATAGGTTCCCGGCGCATCGCCGATCACCGGCTGCTTGCCGTCTTCCGGCTTCCGCGCCTTCACTTTTTCACCATTCTGGCTTTCGATCCAGTTCTGCCAGTGCATCCACCAGGAGCCCTTATGGGCGGTGGCGGCGGACTGCCAGGCATCGAAGTCTCCGGCCGGTGATGAGCCTGTCCAATATTGATATTTTTCAAGCTGCGGCGGATTGACGACGCCCGCTATATGGCCGGAAGCGCCGAGCACGAATTCCACCGGACCACCGAACAGGGCTGCACCCGTGAAGACCGATTTTGCCGGCGCGATATGATCGTCGCGGGTGGCAAGATCATAGACCGGGATTGTGATGTCGCCGAGATTGATCCGCTTGTCCGCCACGCGCATCAGCCCGCGGGCGAGATTGTTGTCGAGATAACAATTGCGCAGATAGAAGGAATGGCAGGCGGCGGTCACGCGCGTCGAATCGGAATTCCAGTAGAGGAGATCGAAGGGCAGGGGTTCCGTGCCGCGCAGGTAATTATCGACCACATAGGGCCAGATGAGATCAGACGCACGCAGCATGTTGAACACGGTCGCCATGACCGATCCGTCGAGATAGCCGACTGCCTGCATGTGCCTGTCGAGCGCCGCAAGCTGGCCTTCGTCGATGAAAACCTTGAGGTCGCCCGCATGCACGAAATCCGTCTGGGCGGCGAGAAGCGTCGCACTCCGAATACGCTCATTGCCTTCCTGCGCATGCAGCGCCAGTGCCGAGGACAAAAGCGTGCCGCCCACGCAATAGCCGATGGCGTTGATTTCCTTTTCGCCGGTTCTTTCCTCGATGGTGTCGAGGGCGAAATCGATGCCTTCGTGGATATAGTCGTCCCAGCCTTTTTCGGCCAGTTGCGCATCGGGGTTGATCCACGAGACCATGAAGACGCTGTGGCCTTGGTCCAGGCACCAGCCGACGAAGGATTTCTGCGGGTTGAGATCGAGGATGTAGAATTTGTTGATCCATGGCGGCACGATGAGCAGCGGCCGTTTGAAGGCCTTTTTCGTCGTCGGCGCGTAATGGATGATTTCGCAGAGCGGGCTTCTGGCAACAACCTTGCCGGGGGTAACGGCGATATTCTGGCCGATGACAAATTTGCTGTAATCCGTCTGGCGCAGTTTCAGGTGACCATGGCCGGCCGCGACATCTTCTGCCAGCTGCGCCATGCCCTTGACGAGGTTGGCGCCGCTGGAGGCGACCGTCTCGCGGAAGACCTGCGGATTGGTGAAGACGAAATTGGCCGGCGAGAGCGCCTCCGTCACCTGGCGCATGTAAAACAGCGCCTTGGTGCGGGTGTGTTCGTCCAGCCCCTCGGCTTCCGTCACCATCCGGTCGGCGAAACCGGCGGTGGTCTGATAAGCTTTCAGGAGAAAATCGAAAAACGGATTGGCCTGCCAGTCCGCATCGGCAAAGCGTCTGTTCCTGCGCTCCGCAGAGCCGGTTTCAGCACTTTTTGCCGAGGCAGAATCGGTATCCTCGGAAAATTGCGCCACCGACTTCGCCCAGAGATCGTAGTAGCTCGACAGAAGATGGGTTTGCGCTTCAAGGGAGCGCTTGGGCTCCGCCATCCAGTATTCGGCGACATCGGACAGCGTCTTGACGAGATCGGTCACCGGATCGGCGCTCGTCTGGGGAATTTCGCCACGCTCTCGGGGAGCAAGCCATTCGGACGCGGCCTTGCCGAGATTCTCCAGCGCGCGGGCGATGTTGACCGCGAAGGCTTCGGGATCGCGGATCAGGTAGGCTTCGGCGGCCCTGGCATCGAAACCGGGCGTTTTGCCGCCCTTTTTCTTAGGCCCGCCGTCAACACCTGCCATGCGTCATCCTCCACCAAATTTGTGTTTGCACATTCTGCATGAAAACGAATACAAGTTCCACCAGCAAGGGGAGGCCGCAAAGGGCCGAACCGCAGTCGAATTCGATATCGGCAGATATCCTTACAGGCGGAACATGACGATGGGCAAGCAGATGGGCACATGGGGAACATATGCGGAAAACGCCGCAAGAATCGCCGTTCTTTCGCTGTCCGGCGCAATGTTCGTCACAACGCTTGCCGCCTGCAAGGCGCCGGAGCCGATCGTCGCCCCCGCGCATATGCGCCGCCCGACCGCCGAAATCGTCGGTCCGCGCCCCGTCAGCGACAATGCGGTGAGCCAGAAGCGCGACACCGGTACCTATCCGACCTTCTCAGCGCCGATGACGGCCGCCGGCACCCAGATGGGCGACGACGAGGCCTCCACCATGGAATCAAACCTGTCGCGCCTCGGTGCTGCACGCCGCAACGGCCAGATTTCGGAAGCCGAATACAAGCGCCGGGTCGCGGAACTGCGGGCGCTTGGCGAAAATCAGAAGCCGGTTGCGACGCCTGTTGCTTCGCAGTGAGGTTCCTCCGCGCCTGATGTGCGGACACGGGGATTATCCCGAGCATCTACAATCATTTAACTGACGAGACCTGCCTCATAAACGGCGGCCTCATATGAGCCAGGAGGCTGCATATGGAGCGAGCGCGTGCGTCGTGCCTCTTCTCCCCGCCGGGGAGAAGGTCGCGGCAGCGGGATGAGGGGGGCAAGGGTCGTGAGATACGGCAACGTTGCCCCCTCATCCGACCCTTCGGGCCACCTTCTCCCCGGTGGGGAGAAGAAACAAGCCGCGATGCCGATGTTTCTACAGCGATATTTACGGCTGACGGGCCATCTCGGCGCGGCGATCATAACCCCTTCTTTACCCTGCATTTGAACCATCCGCTTACCCAAGTTGTTAAGCGGATGGATGAAGTTTGCCGACTATTATGCAGACATAACAAACAGGCCGCTGAAAAGGCGGCATACAGGGTGAAATATCATGAGATGCATCGCTGCTTTGCTGGTTCTTGCCGGTTTTGCGCTCGCACCCGCTCAGGCGCGGGCGCCTTACATCAACATCGGAACACCAGCCCTTCAGGGCCGATGAAAACTTTGCGGGATGCCGGTCAGTCGTTGCCGGCGGCGTCGCTTAGTACATCGAGATCGGGCACCGTTATATGGCGGTTGTTCTCGATGCGGATGATGTCTTCCTTGCGCAGCTTGGTCATTTGCCGGCTCACCGTTTCGATGGTGAGGCCAAGGAAATCGGCGATATCGGCGCGGGAAAGCGGCAGGTCGAAGGACGATTTATCGTCGTTTTCCGGGTCGATATGGGTGGCGATCATATAAAGGAAGCTGGCAACCTTTTCCTGCGCGGATTTACGCCCAAGCGTCAGCATCCAGTCACGCGCTTCATCCAGTTCCTTCAGAGACTGGCTGTGAAGCTTGCGCTCCATGTCCGGAACTTCTGAAATCATCCGATCGACGATGCGGCGCGGGAAGAGACAGATTTCCACATCGGTTGCGGCTTCCGCCGTCATCTTGCTTTCCGCCATGAACGGGCGGCCGAGAAAATCCGGTGCGAATTGCAGGCCGACGATCTGCTGGCGGCCATCCGACATCATTTTCGAGAGCTTGACCACGCCATTAAGGATATTGCCGTAGGAGGTGACGAGTTCGCCCTGGCCCAGCAGCTCATTGCCCGCTTCCAGCTTTTTGCGGCTGGAGTGGCGGTTGAGGTCGCAGAGTTGCTGTGGCGTCAGCGTGCTGCAAAGACCGCCGTGACGTGCCTCGCAGGAGCGGCACACGACGGGATCTTCCGAATTGTGGATGGTCTTCTGCAGCGTATCCATAAGCCTTTTCCAATGCTGGCTTTTTCGGAACGATTGCGACCGCGGGTTTAAAATCCGGTCTCTTCGAAGGCTTGCGCCGCGTAGCCGTCGCCCCAGCGTCTACTTTAGCAAGAACTTAAGGCGCAATTTGATTGAAGTCAAAGTTGCAAACTGTCGCAGCCGTTACTGAAAGAGAGGAAATCGACATTTTCTTGATAAAAGGCAAATCGGGTGATGAATACCGAACTTCTTCGCAAATATTCAGGTGCCGTTCCGCGTTACACGAGCTATCCGACTGCGCCGCATTTTCACGAAGCGGTCAATAGCGTCACCTACCGGCAATGGTTGGGCGAGCTCGGCCAC
Proteins encoded in this window:
- a CDS encoding PHA/PHB synthase family protein, with protein sequence MAGVDGGPKKKGGKTPGFDARAAEAYLIRDPEAFAVNIARALENLGKAASEWLAPRERGEIPQTSADPVTDLVKTLSDVAEYWMAEPKRSLEAQTHLLSSYYDLWAKSVAQFSEDTDSASAKSAETGSAERRNRRFADADWQANPFFDFLLKAYQTTAGFADRMVTEAEGLDEHTRTKALFYMRQVTEALSPANFVFTNPQVFRETVASSGANLVKGMAQLAEDVAAGHGHLKLRQTDYSKFVIGQNIAVTPGKVVARSPLCEIIHYAPTTKKAFKRPLLIVPPWINKFYILDLNPQKSFVGWCLDQGHSVFMVSWINPDAQLAEKGWDDYIHEGIDFALDTIEERTGEKEINAIGYCVGGTLLSSALALHAQEGNERIRSATLLAAQTDFVHAGDLKVFIDEGQLAALDRHMQAVGYLDGSVMATVFNMLRASDLIWPYVVDNYLRGTEPLPFDLLYWNSDSTRVTAACHSFYLRNCYLDNNLARGLMRVADKRINLGDITIPVYDLATRDDHIAPAKSVFTGAALFGGPVEFVLGASGHIAGVVNPPQLEKYQYWTGSSPAGDFDAWQSAATAHKGSWWMHWQNWIESQNGEKVKARKPEDGKQPVIGDAPGTYVLS
- a CDS encoding class II 3-deoxy-7-phosphoheptulonate synthase — translated: MAQNWTPGSWRQKPIQQVPEYPDAAALAATEATLATYPPLVFAGEARRLKKQLANVAEGNAFLLQGGDCAESFLEHGADNIRDFFRAFLQMAVVLTYGAQLPVVKVGRIAGQFAKPRSSNVEVQDGVTLPSYRGDIINGIEFNEASRIPNPERQLDAYRQSAATLNLLRAFAMGGYANLENVHQWMLGFIKDSPQADRYRKLADRISETMDFMKAIGISAENNPSLRETDFFTSHEALLLGYEEALTRVDSTSGDWYATSGHMIWIGDRTRQLDHAHVEYFRGIKNPIGLKCGPSLTPDNLIELIDALNPANEAGRLTLICRFGHDKVADSLPKLIRAVEKEGRKVVWSCDPMHGNTITLNHYKTRPFERILSEVESFFQIHRAEGTHPGGIHIEMTGKDVTECTGGARAVTADSLSDRYHTHCDPRLNADQALELAFLLSERMKSGRDEKRLAIATA
- a CDS encoding TadG family pilus assembly protein, with amino-acid sequence MLTISSLLSRFAKDRRGNIAISAGLTAPLFIGILALGVDYGYLTLQKRQLQQTADLAAISAAANAADPEKAVQQYFALNGMDLGVKTPNGLLTATGLEPFDPLNEFAKSNGYAEIVKGHYEPDATLPVDQRFVDNALPTNAVKVNIVEKGQIFFASAFTTPPKVSAVGTASSQKIAAFSVGSRLASLDEGILNSLLGGLLGTTVSLKVMDYQALLAADVNALHVVEALAVDLKLTAGTYKDVLKTEITYGQFLNALTKTTGLQPAVATILTALQKTANKSNIKLKLEEILNLGPFSDKLIGSGENLKVTAGVFDLINAAAVAGNGGNQLALNLNANLLGLASVKATLAIGEPPVETPSLAVGGPGTVVRTAQTRLAVNVVVDGLQAIAGLKVNVPLYVEVAHAEARLADIRCTGGGQGTVDVEVVPGVAEVALGNVDTSAFANFGKDPRVTKTAIVDSALLAINGSALINATNMKKTKLTFTQSDITQAKIKSVSTKDTVTTLVSSLLKNLDLDIRLLFLNLDLGGLAGIQAALANTLSVVTAPVDQLLYNVLLVLGVKIGEADVRVTDVRCQQPALVQ
- the fnrN gene encoding transcriptional regulator FnrN, encoding MDTLQKTIHNSEDPVVCRSCEARHGGLCSTLTPQQLCDLNRHSSRKKLEAGNELLGQGELVTSYGNILNGVVKLSKMMSDGRQQIVGLQFAPDFLGRPFMAESKMTAEAATDVEICLFPRRIVDRMISEVPDMERKLHSQSLKELDEARDWMLTLGRKSAQEKVASFLYMIATHIDPENDDKSSFDLPLSRADIADFLGLTIETVSRQMTKLRKEDIIRIENNRHITVPDLDVLSDAAGND
- the radC gene encoding RadC family protein; protein product: MAKRPAPPSADPSQTSGFQAGEGDLFDGADERGFFAEPRSAPKKPAAAVGEQEADAAHFHGHRDRLRARYRDGGDTALADYELLELLLFRLIPRRDTKPIAKALIARFGTLGGVLGASLPLLQEVKGVGEAVALDLKLVASVSQRMLKGEIRNKQVLGSWSSVIDYCHAAMAHETREQFRILFLDKRNVLIADEVQGLGTVDHTPVYPREVVRRALELSSTALILIHNHPSGDPTPSRADIEMTKTIIDTAKPLGIAVHDHIIIGKDGHASFKGLRLI
- the map gene encoding type I methionyl aminopeptidase translates to MVTYIDAASAPLKNTGVIRLYTAEDFTGMRKACQLTARCLDELAAIVKPGVTTDAIDRFVFEFGADHGALPATLNYRGYTKSVCTSINHVVCHGIPDEKPLREGDIVNIDVTYVLDGWHGDSSRMYPVGQIKRAAERLMEVTYECLMRGIAAVKPGARTGAIGAAIQAYAEAERCSVVRDFCGHGVGRLFHDTPNILHYGRPDEGPEIREGMIFTIEPMINLGKPHVKVLSDGWTAVTRDRSLSAQYEHAVGVTATGCEIFTLSPGGFDRPGLPPLPPA
- the gor gene encoding glutathione-disulfide reductase — translated: MTAYDYDLFVIGGGSGGVRSGRVAASLGKRVGIAEEYRYGGTCVIRGCVPKKLFVYASQFPEHFEDAEGFGWSVGERRFDWKKLIAAKDKEITRLEGLYRKGLENAKADIFDSRAELVDAHTVKLTKTGETFTAERIVIAVGGTPNEHKALPGHELTISSNEAFDLEELPKSILIAGGGYIAVEFANIFHGLGVETTLIYRGREILSRFDQDMRNGLHEAMEAKGIRIILEDVIQEVSKDGTGGFVARTKQGNSLHVGLVMLALGRDPNTHGLGLENAGVKVDARGAIIVDDYSRTNVPNIFALGDVTDRVQLTPVAIHEAMCFIETEYKNNPTKPDHELIATAVFSQPEIGTVGLSEEEAGKKYPELEVYRAQFRPMKATLSGRQEKMIMKLIVNASDRKVVGVHILGHEAGEMAQLLGITLKAGCTKDDFDRTMAVHPTAAEELVTMYSPSYRVVNGGRV
- a CDS encoding TadE/TadG family type IV pilus assembly protein, with protein sequence MRNAMRFLRDRSGSNAVEFAIVAPIFFLVLLTMIAYGIYLMAAYSVQQIAADAARTAVAGLNTTERQQLARDFITKSSLNYAFMDKKRFTVNVSTDPANANQFTVKVEYDARDLPIWSLYSYTLPEPVIRRFSTIRIGGA
- the sfsA gene encoding DNA/RNA nuclease SfsA: MLFTPPLIPATLIARYKRFLFDAVLEDGTEITGSCPNTGSMRGLTAPGSRIWLSEHDSPTRKYRHMLEMVEADDTVVGINTGMPNRLAEEAIINGRIPQLMGYSTIRREQKYGRNSRIDFLLSQIGRPDAYVEVKNVHFMREKGLAEFPDTATKRGAKHLEELGDAAEAGYRAVMLYLIQRNDCDRMRICDDLDPVYAMAFNRAMARGVEAYAVKCEVSPAQISVSGTVAMDEWRPAAL